The DNA sequence AGCGCCCACCGATGAAGAGAAGTCGCACGACTTCTTGTGGCGCATTCGCAAGGAGCTTCCCGAGGCCGGCTTTATCGGCGTCTTTGACCGTTCGCACTACGAAGACGTGCTCATTCACCGCGTGCGTGGCTTCTCAACGCCCGAGACGGTGGAAGAGCGATACGGCATCATTCAGGCATTCGAAAACGAGCTCGTCGCTCAGGGCACGACGATTATCAAAGTCATGCTGCACATCGGCGCCGACGAGCAGAAAGATCGCCTGCAAGAGCGTCTTGACCGCCCCGAAAAGCACTGGAAGTACAACCCAGGCGATGTGGACGAGCGACTGCTGTGGGGTGACTACCAGGAGGCGTACGAGATTGCGTTGCGTCGCACGACGACAGAGAACGCACCGTGGTATGTGGTTCCGGCGAACCACAAGTGGTACGCACGGTGGGCCGTTCAGCAGCTTTTGCTGGAGGCATTAGAGAATCTTGACCTGCAGTGGCCGAGCGCCGACTACGACGTTGAGGCAGAGAAAGTGCGACTCGCGAACAGCTAGGGGCACTGCCACCCGGCACTGCTTCGATGGGCTGTTCGTCGGCCCGAAATGAATCTTTGTGCGCGCGCTCGAAAATACATAGATATTCATCTATGCTTTGAGTGTCCGAGCGAAACGAGGAATCATGCGCACCCACTCAGCTGGCCAACTGCCCCTTAACGATCCCAATAACGTTCTTCGTCGCAGCGCCGAACGACTTGCGCTGCAATAC is a window from the Salinibacterium sp. NK8237 genome containing:
- a CDS encoding polyphosphate kinase 2 family protein; the encoded protein is MSTLTPVTADFELASIDPSSTPEFDGSKKDAEKALEKNGEKLAALQERLFAESKFGGKRRILLVLQAMDTAGKGGILRHVIGGVDPQGVQIHAFKAPTDEEKSHDFLWRIRKELPEAGFIGVFDRSHYEDVLIHRVRGFSTPETVEERYGIIQAFENELVAQGTTIIKVMLHIGADEQKDRLQERLDRPEKHWKYNPGDVDERLLWGDYQEAYEIALRRTTTENAPWYVVPANHKWYARWAVQQLLLEALENLDLQWPSADYDVEAEKVRLANS